Part of the Pyramidobacter piscolens W5455 genome, TTCTCAACCATGGAGGGAACGTTGAGCGGCGGCGTGATGTAGGTCACGGCGATTTTGCCGTCAGCGCGCGCGAGCGGAGCGGCGAACGCCAGCAGCAGCGCGGCGGCAAGCTTTTTCAGGCGCCCGTTCATCGACGGTCCCCTTTGTGTCGGGCGTATTGGGCGATCTCCACGAGATTGCCGTCGGGGTCGCGCGCATAAACGCTCCGCATCGGACCGCGGGCGCCGTTCCTGTCGACAACGCCCGCGACGATGGGCACCCCTTCGGCGATGAGTTCGGCTTTGACGGCTTCGATGTCGTCCGTCGTGATCAGGCAAAAGTCGAGGCTGCCGGGGAGGGGACGTTCCGCCGCCGGCGAAAACTCGGCGGGACGGGGGTGAACGTTGATCTTGCGGGCGCCAAAAGAGAAGGCGCCGCGGCCGTCCCGCTCGCGGTACTCCATGCCGAGCGCGCCGCAGTAGAAGCGACGGCAGGCTTCGGGATCGGCGGTGGTAAGGACAAGGTGATCAAAATCCGTGATGCGCATGGGATAACCTCCTTTGCGCAAGCGCCGCGTTGCGGCGCGATTTTTTTTCAGCTGCACG contains:
- a CDS encoding VOC family protein, translating into MRITDFDHLVLTTADPEACRRFYCGALGMEYRERDGRGAFSFGARKINVHPRPAEFSPAAERPLPGSLDFCLITTDDIEAVKAELIAEGVPIVAGVVDRNGARGPMRSVYARDPDGNLVEIAQYARHKGDRR